GTTCCAGAGCCTGTATGCCTTCAACCAATGCTATCCGGACATAGAGCTGATCCTGGGGGTCAGCGACAGAACTGTCGATCTCGTGGCCGAAGGCGTGGATTGCGTACTTCGGATAGGCGATCTTCCGGACTCCAGCTTGGTCGCACGCACTGTCGGCTATGCCACGATGGTCACCTGCGCGGCCCCGAGTTACCTGCGCCAGTTTGGCACTCCGAGCGCACTGGATGAACTGGACAGTCACCAGGGCGTGAACTTTCTCTCCGGACAGAACGGCCGGCCTCTGCCTTGGCAGTTCAGGGAAGGAAGCAGCGACAGAAAACACATCAGCCGCAGCGGGATCACCCTGACCGAATCCAACGCCTATGTGATGTGCGCAGTGGCAGGCTTCGGCATCATCCAGGCCCCGGGTGTCACGGTGGATCACTACCTGCAGGCGGGGACCCTCGTAGAGATACTGCCCGCATACCGGCCTCGCCCACGGACGGTTTCGGTCCTCTATCCAAGCCGCACCCATTTGGCACCGCAGGTTCATGTCTTTATCGAATGGATTCGACATCATCTGTCATCCATTTTTGGCCGTTGGCTCGAACCGCATGACGACTAGCGAGGCCGTCTGATTCGGCCAGAAGCGAGCGTTCGTTTTCGGGGGTTGCGCTAAATATATGGAAATTCATATATTCAATTTCCCATATATAAGGCGCTGCCATGATCACTCCGCCCGAAGTCTTCAGGAGCCTGGCCGACGAAACCCGCGCTCGCGCCACCCTGCTCATCGCCAGCCTGGGCGAGCTCTGCGTCTGCGAGC
The Pseudomonas triclosanedens DNA segment above includes these coding regions:
- a CDS encoding LysR family transcriptional regulator — protein: MELLQTMQVFARLAELGSFTRTAEALQIGRPQVTRAIQELEASLGVRLLQRTTRQVRLTAEGEQFYERVKGILGSIADATSMFGRPGATLRGKLRIDIPTAFAQLPTFQSLYAFNQCYPDIELILGVSDRTVDLVAEGVDCVLRIGDLPDSSLVARTVGYATMVTCAAPSYLRQFGTPSALDELDSHQGVNFLSGQNGRPLPWQFREGSSDRKHISRSGITLTESNAYVMCAVAGFGIIQAPGVTVDHYLQAGTLVEILPAYRPRPRTVSVLYPSRTHLAPQVHVFIEWIRHHLSSIFGRWLEPHDD